From a single Actinomyces viscosus genomic region:
- a CDS encoding metallophosphoesterase family protein: protein MRILHTSDWHLGRTFHGRMLDDAHAAFADHLVELVTTESIDAILVAGDVYDRAIPPNDAVALLDETLRRLTERTRVVLTPGNHDSARRLGFAADLMREGLIIRARTAGLDRGIILPDADGNEAAIVHALPYLDPDAAREILPPLLAERLGEETTADHTAREDRTEGEPSASPPGTADRPRLPRSHEAVVSAALRLVAADLDRLRAGRTRRLPSLLMAHAFVVGGSASESERDIRVGGVDSVPSGVFTTLGGSALAERSGGLDYVALGHLHRPQELTQSVGPRLVYSGSPLPFSFDEAEGARNSATKSSVLLELSADGVTGLERVPTPVLHQVRTLTGTMPELLSPAFDDATRAWVRVILQGERPPGALATLKERFPSLLAFQHEAPARAARERVTVTAAADPLRIAEDFLDDVCGRAPAPAERTVLRNAYESALASARSQR from the coding sequence ATGCGGATCCTCCACACCTCCGACTGGCACCTGGGGCGCACCTTCCACGGGCGGATGCTCGATGACGCGCACGCCGCCTTCGCCGACCACCTCGTCGAGCTCGTCACCACCGAGTCGATCGACGCCATCCTCGTGGCCGGGGACGTCTACGACCGCGCCATCCCGCCCAATGACGCCGTCGCCCTCCTGGATGAGACCCTGCGCCGCCTGACCGAGCGCACCCGCGTGGTCCTCACCCCCGGCAACCACGACTCCGCCCGCCGCCTCGGCTTCGCCGCCGACCTCATGCGCGAGGGCCTCATCATCCGGGCCCGCACCGCCGGCCTGGATCGGGGCATCATCCTGCCCGACGCCGACGGCAACGAGGCCGCCATCGTCCACGCCCTGCCCTACCTCGATCCCGACGCCGCCCGCGAGATCCTCCCTCCCCTTCTCGCCGAGCGTCTCGGGGAGGAGACCACGGCGGACCACACCGCCAGGGAGGACCGGACCGAGGGCGAGCCCTCTGCCTCTCCGCCCGGTACCGCGGATCGCCCCCGCCTGCCCCGCTCCCACGAGGCCGTCGTCTCCGCCGCCCTGCGACTGGTGGCCGCGGACCTGGACCGTCTTCGCGCCGGCCGCACCCGGCGCCTGCCGAGCCTGCTCATGGCGCACGCCTTCGTCGTGGGCGGCAGCGCCTCGGAGTCCGAGCGGGACATCCGCGTCGGCGGCGTCGACTCCGTCCCCTCCGGGGTCTTCACCACCCTGGGCGGCTCGGCCCTGGCCGAGCGCAGCGGCGGCCTGGACTATGTGGCCCTCGGCCACCTCCACCGCCCCCAGGAGCTCACCCAGTCGGTGGGCCCGCGTCTGGTCTATTCCGGCTCCCCGCTGCCCTTCTCCTTCGACGAGGCCGAGGGCGCCCGGAACTCGGCCACCAAGTCCTCCGTCCTCCTCGAGCTGAGCGCCGACGGCGTCACCGGCCTCGAACGCGTCCCCACCCCTGTCCTGCACCAGGTGCGCACCCTGACCGGCACCATGCCCGAGCTCCTCTCCCCCGCCTTCGACGACGCCACCCGCGCCTGGGTGCGCGTCATCCTCCAGGGCGAGAGACCACCCGGCGCCCTGGCCACCCTCAAGGAGCGCTTCCCCAGCCTCCTGGCCTTCCAGCACGAGGCCCCCGCCCGCGCTGCCCGCGAGCGCGTCACCGTCACCGCCGCGGCGGACCCGCTGCGCATCGCCGAGGACTTCCTCGACGACGTCTGCGGGCGCGCCCCCGCCCCGGCCGAGCGCACCGTCCTGCGCAACGCCTACGAGTCCGCCCTGGCGAGCGCGAGGAGCCAGCGATGA
- a CDS encoding AAA family ATPase: MRIHSLTMTGVGPYAGQEHIDFDAVGASGRFLLTGPTGSGKTTIIDAIVFALYGDVADSADSSKERIRSTLVGPHTESVIELVFSTGAGVYRVRRTPTYERAKRRGQGTTTQNGTVKLWRLAEVGGEPLDEPVTRVGDADAEIARAVGLSREQFTQTVVLPQGKFARFLRADSSERQHLLKDVFGTGIYDAIQDALIQASRDGARRVEQAASDLRGQVASLGRHPFLSDVISEVPESAGTDDAGAVQHERTGDTEPPVPEASEGVQDALPLPGADTDHDAGHDAGHEAAGEEEAAPAPTPTEALEAAMAGTTPDLQALRRVGVEVLETSLGVVEQASSRAETAGQALTQAQADREEAQRLHDLLERRRALVVESRQLAERAEQDAADAERLQAAERAARVRPYLVAEQTAHSRAQQAVAVLEARADQSGLAHLAEQAGSDGTDTADDADGASTPERDLPETPAALVEPLVREAQRRLAALDVEASGTETGAAEPASVKPAPAAGDADETEEPRSIDTDALSTRDLDELAHRCRREHGQLEALVGLEAGLDTRDEALKQREVSLRRSVAELEQQAEQLSLRPGQRAALTEKLEAARAARERLDGLRDRRARAEERHRAALAVEQLTAQLTQREEARTQAAAVVKEAADRVHATRLAWISGTAGALAGELTEGEPCPVCGSPTHPSPATGDGQGATRQQVEAAEARQKQADEALSLAVRERDTCATRLKEAHRSADGKDAAAAKAALDEATAALTAAQAAAGDIDELASRLEAFDVRTEQERAELDAAHSAQESARTRLDADREALSQDRRRCLEARGTWASVTARAAALLVRAQEAEDASEDVDTARAALAQAGQALTDLAEALREEDFASAAQARGASMERGALESLSATVRAAATARERVRLGLEDPEIAALSGQEEDHLDEASSALSRAETTAKEAASLQARTAESHEHLRRAVDGVEQAATAYEEAAGSSADLIRVAALARGENEAGTPLATWVLQARFEEVLVFANERLSQMSSGRYELIRVAEETSQRRRRKGLGLAVVDHLGDERTRDPRTLSGGETFYVSLSLALALADVVSAESGGVSLETLFIDEGFGTLDADTLQMVMAEIDHLRAGGRTVGIVSHVAELRDQIAERIAVRRVASGGSTLRVTA; encoded by the coding sequence ATGAGGATCCACTCCCTGACCATGACCGGCGTCGGCCCCTACGCCGGCCAGGAGCACATCGACTTCGACGCCGTGGGCGCCTCGGGCCGCTTCCTGCTCACCGGCCCCACCGGCTCGGGCAAGACCACCATCATCGACGCGATCGTCTTCGCCCTCTACGGGGACGTGGCCGACTCGGCCGACTCCTCCAAGGAGCGCATCCGCTCCACCCTCGTGGGCCCGCACACCGAGAGCGTCATCGAGCTCGTCTTCTCCACCGGCGCCGGCGTCTACCGGGTGCGCCGCACCCCCACCTACGAGCGGGCCAAGCGGCGCGGCCAGGGCACCACCACCCAGAACGGCACGGTCAAGCTCTGGCGCCTGGCCGAGGTCGGCGGGGAGCCGCTCGACGAGCCCGTCACCCGCGTAGGCGACGCCGACGCCGAGATCGCGCGCGCCGTGGGGCTCAGCCGGGAGCAGTTCACGCAGACGGTGGTCCTGCCGCAGGGCAAGTTCGCCCGGTTCCTGCGCGCCGACTCCTCCGAGCGCCAGCACCTGCTCAAGGACGTCTTCGGCACCGGCATCTACGACGCCATCCAGGACGCGCTCATCCAGGCCTCCCGGGACGGGGCCAGGCGGGTCGAGCAGGCGGCCTCCGACCTGCGCGGTCAGGTCGCCTCCCTGGGGCGGCACCCCTTCCTCAGCGATGTCATCAGCGAGGTGCCGGAGTCCGCAGGTACCGACGACGCCGGAGCCGTTCAGCACGAGAGGACCGGGGACACTGAGCCCCCGGTGCCGGAGGCCTCCGAAGGAGTCCAGGACGCCCTCCCCCTGCCCGGTGCCGACACCGATCACGATGCTGGACATGATGCCGGTCATGAGGCGGCAGGCGAGGAGGAAGCCGCTCCTGCCCCGACGCCCACCGAGGCGCTGGAGGCGGCGATGGCCGGCACCACGCCGGACCTGCAGGCTCTTCGCCGCGTCGGTGTCGAGGTGCTGGAGACCTCGCTCGGCGTCGTCGAGCAGGCCAGCAGCCGGGCCGAGACAGCCGGGCAGGCTCTCACCCAGGCGCAGGCCGATCGAGAGGAGGCCCAGAGGCTTCACGACCTCCTGGAGCGCCGTCGGGCACTGGTCGTGGAGAGCCGGCAGCTGGCCGAGCGCGCTGAGCAGGACGCCGCCGACGCCGAGCGCCTGCAAGCCGCCGAGCGCGCCGCCCGGGTACGGCCGTACCTGGTCGCCGAGCAGACCGCCCACAGCCGAGCCCAGCAGGCCGTGGCCGTCCTGGAGGCCCGCGCCGACCAGAGCGGCCTGGCCCACCTGGCCGAGCAGGCCGGTTCGGATGGCACGGACACGGCTGATGACGCCGACGGTGCGAGCACCCCCGAGCGTGATCTCCCGGAGACGCCCGCTGCTCTGGTCGAGCCTCTGGTCCGGGAGGCGCAGCGCCGGCTGGCCGCGCTCGACGTCGAGGCGAGCGGAACCGAGACAGGAGCAGCCGAGCCAGCCTCCGTTAAGCCGGCCCCCGCTGCAGGGGACGCCGATGAGACGGAGGAGCCCCGGTCGATCGACACCGACGCGCTGAGCACCCGGGACCTCGATGAGCTGGCGCACCGGTGCCGTCGTGAGCACGGGCAGCTCGAGGCCCTCGTCGGCCTCGAGGCCGGCCTGGACACGCGCGATGAGGCTCTCAAGCAGCGTGAGGTGAGTCTTCGACGCAGCGTCGCAGAGCTGGAGCAGCAGGCCGAGCAGCTCTCGCTGCGCCCCGGGCAACGCGCCGCCCTGACGGAGAAGCTGGAGGCGGCGCGCGCGGCCCGCGAGCGCCTGGACGGCCTTCGCGACCGCCGCGCCCGAGCGGAGGAGCGCCACCGGGCCGCCCTCGCCGTCGAGCAGCTCACGGCCCAGCTTACCCAGCGGGAGGAAGCCCGTACCCAGGCCGCAGCGGTGGTGAAGGAGGCGGCAGATCGGGTCCACGCCACCCGCCTGGCCTGGATCTCCGGGACCGCCGGCGCACTGGCCGGTGAGCTCACCGAGGGCGAGCCCTGCCCCGTGTGCGGCTCACCCACGCACCCCTCCCCCGCCACCGGTGACGGCCAGGGCGCCACCCGCCAGCAGGTCGAGGCGGCCGAGGCGCGTCAGAAGCAGGCCGACGAGGCACTGAGCCTCGCCGTGCGGGAGCGCGACACCTGCGCCACACGCCTGAAAGAGGCCCACCGTTCCGCCGACGGCAAGGATGCCGCTGCTGCCAAGGCTGCTCTGGACGAGGCCACCGCCGCCCTAACTGCGGCTCAGGCCGCGGCCGGAGACATCGACGAGCTGGCCTCGCGCCTTGAGGCCTTCGACGTCCGCACCGAGCAGGAACGCGCCGAGCTCGATGCCGCCCACTCCGCTCAGGAGTCGGCCCGCACCCGCCTGGACGCGGACCGCGAGGCCCTGTCCCAGGACCGCCGCCGCTGCCTGGAGGCGCGCGGGACCTGGGCGAGTGTCACCGCCCGCGCCGCCGCGCTCCTTGTACGCGCGCAGGAGGCCGAGGACGCCTCCGAGGACGTCGACACCGCACGCGCTGCCCTGGCGCAGGCCGGGCAGGCCCTGACCGACCTGGCGGAGGCGCTGCGGGAGGAGGACTTCGCCAGTGCAGCCCAGGCACGGGGCGCCTCCATGGAGCGGGGCGCGCTCGAGTCCCTGTCCGCGACCGTGCGCGCCGCCGCCACCGCTCGGGAGCGGGTCCGCCTGGGGCTGGAGGACCCGGAGATCGCCGCCCTGAGCGGGCAGGAGGAGGACCACCTCGACGAGGCGTCCTCCGCACTCTCCCGGGCGGAGACCACTGCGAAGGAGGCCGCCTCCCTCCAGGCGCGCACCGCCGAGTCCCACGAGCACCTGCGCCGGGCCGTCGACGGCGTCGAGCAGGCGGCCACCGCCTATGAGGAGGCGGCCGGATCCAGCGCCGACCTCATCCGGGTGGCCGCGCTGGCGCGCGGCGAGAACGAGGCCGGCACGCCCCTGGCCACCTGGGTGCTCCAGGCCCGGTTCGAGGAGGTCCTCGTCTTCGCCAACGAGCGCCTGTCGCAGATGTCATCCGGGCGCTACGAGCTCATCCGGGTCGCCGAGGAGACCAGTCAGCGCAGGCGTCGCAAGGGCCTGGGGCTGGCCGTCGTCGACCACCTCGGGGACGAGCGCACCCGCGACCCCCGGACCCTCTCCGGCGGGGAGACCTTCTACGTCTCCCTGTCGCTGGCCCTGGCCCTGGCCGACGTCGTCTCAGCCGAGTCCGGGGGCGTGAGCCTGGAGACCCTCTTCATCGACGAGGGCTTCGGCACCCTCGACGCCGACACGCTCCAGATGGTCATGGCAGAGATCGACCACCTTCGCGCCGGCGGGCGCACCGTCGGGATCGTCTCCCACGTGGCCGAGCTGCGCGACCAGATCGCCGAGCGCATCGCAGTGCGGCGCGTCGCCTCGGGCGGATCCACCCTGAGGGTGACCGCCTGA
- a CDS encoding integrase catalytic domain-containing protein, which produces MGSGLSMQARAEITGKYARVYTRASKKDKGRILDEVCAVTGWSRDNARRRLVAAAKRPPGRRKSAERRARARRYSYDALKVLQRVWAASGGQCGKYLKESMPLLLDLLEASGELDDEPRYTPAVRDELVAMSAATIDRYLAPVRATEQLRGKSTTKAGPLLRSSIKIRKAGDEIEAEPGFFEVDTVAHCGPTLKGEFTRTVNMTDALTGWTFTRSIRNNAEKHIISALDAAVGCVPFPVLGMDFDNGSEFINHSVVRWAGDLDIYFTRSRPYRKNDQATIESKNNHLVRRYAFYYRYDTSEEREVLGRLWEQVNVKLNFLTPTRKPIGWGTDKAGRRKRLYDAPRTPLDRLLDTSALTKAQKTDLVSYRNQLNPASITRRIIELQDVLIRLAKDKTDQLYLAQIPSILPDVHKGVRVRKAS; this is translated from the coding sequence ATGGGAAGTGGGTTGTCGATGCAGGCCAGGGCCGAGATCACGGGAAAGTACGCCAGGGTGTACACGAGGGCGTCGAAGAAGGACAAGGGACGGATCCTTGATGAGGTCTGCGCAGTCACTGGCTGGAGTCGGGACAACGCGCGCCGACGCCTGGTGGCCGCAGCCAAGCGCCCACCGGGTCGCCGAAAGTCGGCGGAGCGAAGGGCTAGAGCCCGCAGGTACTCCTACGACGCCTTGAAGGTGCTCCAGCGAGTGTGGGCCGCCAGCGGCGGGCAGTGCGGCAAGTACCTCAAGGAGTCCATGCCGCTGCTGCTGGACCTGCTGGAGGCGAGCGGTGAGCTCGACGACGAGCCGCGCTACACCCCAGCCGTCAGAGACGAGCTGGTGGCCATGAGCGCGGCGACCATTGACCGCTACCTCGCCCCGGTGCGGGCTACCGAGCAGCTGCGGGGCAAGTCGACGACCAAGGCCGGTCCGTTGCTGCGCAGCTCCATCAAGATCCGCAAGGCCGGTGACGAGATCGAGGCTGAGCCTGGGTTCTTCGAGGTCGACACCGTCGCCCACTGCGGGCCGACCCTCAAAGGAGAGTTCACCCGGACTGTGAACATGACCGACGCGCTCACGGGGTGGACCTTCACTCGCTCAATCCGAAACAACGCTGAGAAGCACATCATCTCCGCCCTGGACGCCGCCGTGGGATGCGTCCCGTTCCCCGTTTTGGGCATGGACTTCGATAACGGCTCAGAGTTCATCAACCACAGCGTGGTGCGCTGGGCCGGGGACTTGGACATCTACTTCACCCGCTCACGCCCCTACAGGAAGAACGACCAGGCCACCATCGAGTCGAAGAACAACCACCTGGTGCGCCGCTACGCCTTCTACTACCGCTACGACACCAGCGAGGAGCGCGAGGTCCTGGGCCGTCTCTGGGAGCAGGTCAACGTCAAGCTCAACTTCCTGACCCCCACCCGCAAGCCCATCGGATGGGGCACCGATAAGGCCGGCAGGCGCAAGCGCCTCTACGACGCTCCTCGTACCCCACTGGACCGGCTGCTGGACACCAGCGCCCTGACCAAGGCCCAGAAGACTGACCTGGTCTCGTACCGCAACCAGCTCAACCCCGCCTCTATCACCCGCCGCATCATCGAGCTCCAGGACGTTCTCATCCGCCTGGCCAAGGACAAGACCGACCAGCTCTACCTCGCCCAGATCCCAAGCATCCTGCCCGACGTCCACAAAGGCGTACGAGTCAGGAAAGCCTCCTAA
- a CDS encoding beta-galactosidase — MTSPAPSASSASAPQPVQTPGPGTAARRRPPHELLGLTSPAYGGDYNPEQWDEATFAEDLELMAEADVNMVSLGIFSWARLEPREGDYELDWLVEVIDRLHDAGIAVDLATATASPPAWMAAEHPESLPMSADGVRLGFGSRQQYCPSSAVYRERSAALAQALAERLGDHPGVVMWHIGNEYGCHTAECFCPACAQAFRSWLAHRYGDVEHLNAAWGTDFWSQRYTSLEQVGPPAAMPTFHNPAQLLDWRRFSDHQLRSLMEAEARILREHSSRPITTNFMGDFPATDYWRWAGALDIISDDSYPDPADEAAAHEVAWAGDLMRGLAGGHPWILMEQAPSAVQWRGRNSPKRPGQLLLWSLARVAHGADGILQFQWRQSRQGAETFHSGMVPHAGRASRTWEEVVATGRALKRLGPVLGEPVRAQVAVVLDWDSQWAMSSAIGPVEPGERFETARAWHRSLWEAGIATDVVPAAADPGAELTGYRLIIVPAVFIDYPELAGRLEQAAAAGAQVVVVGPTGVVDANAGAVLGGYLGSLRPLLGVRVTDHAALSGPVGRTDSRAALVNRLSRVVEAPAAETWTGLEAVSVPLRRVLDQMGSPAPDLRAGGWAEEVRVDEAPDDADTDEGREPVEVVAVFDGRGGGADLAGWPAITRRPAGGAGAAWYVAADLDAVSRAALLRLVCAHARVRPVVADLPDGVEAQRRGQVLFLLNHGDRAAEVTGVVGTDLLSGEACTGHVVLAPRSALVVLDNTRPASV; from the coding sequence ATGACCAGCCCCGCGCCCTCAGCCTCCTCAGCATCCGCGCCCCAGCCCGTGCAGACCCCCGGGCCCGGCACGGCCGCACGCCGCCGTCCTCCCCACGAGCTGCTGGGGCTGACCAGCCCCGCCTACGGCGGTGACTACAACCCCGAGCAGTGGGACGAGGCCACCTTCGCCGAGGACCTTGAGCTCATGGCCGAGGCGGACGTCAACATGGTCTCCCTGGGGATCTTCTCCTGGGCGCGTCTGGAGCCGCGCGAGGGAGACTACGAGCTCGACTGGCTCGTGGAGGTCATCGACCGCCTCCACGACGCCGGCATCGCCGTCGACCTGGCCACCGCCACCGCCTCACCGCCGGCCTGGATGGCGGCCGAGCACCCCGAGTCCCTGCCGATGAGCGCCGACGGCGTGCGCCTGGGCTTCGGTTCGCGCCAGCAGTACTGCCCCAGCTCGGCCGTCTACCGGGAGCGCTCCGCCGCCCTGGCCCAGGCCCTGGCCGAGCGCCTGGGCGACCACCCCGGCGTCGTCATGTGGCACATCGGCAACGAGTACGGCTGCCACACCGCCGAGTGCTTCTGCCCCGCCTGCGCCCAGGCCTTCCGGAGCTGGCTGGCTCACCGCTACGGCGACGTCGAGCACCTCAACGCGGCCTGGGGCACCGACTTCTGGTCCCAGCGCTACACGAGCCTGGAGCAGGTCGGCCCGCCCGCGGCCATGCCCACCTTCCACAACCCCGCCCAGCTCCTGGACTGGCGGCGCTTCAGCGACCACCAGCTGCGCAGCCTCATGGAGGCCGAGGCCCGCATCCTGCGCGAGCACTCCAGCCGGCCGATCACCACCAACTTCATGGGCGACTTCCCGGCCACGGACTACTGGCGCTGGGCCGGAGCGCTCGACATCATCTCCGACGACTCCTACCCCGACCCCGCCGATGAGGCCGCGGCCCACGAGGTCGCCTGGGCCGGTGACCTCATGCGGGGCCTGGCCGGTGGGCACCCCTGGATCCTTATGGAGCAGGCGCCCAGCGCCGTCCAGTGGCGCGGGCGCAACTCGCCCAAGCGCCCCGGCCAGCTCCTCCTGTGGTCGCTGGCACGTGTGGCTCACGGAGCCGACGGCATCCTGCAGTTCCAGTGGCGCCAGTCGCGCCAGGGCGCCGAGACCTTCCACTCCGGCATGGTTCCCCACGCCGGGCGCGCCAGCCGCACCTGGGAGGAGGTGGTGGCCACCGGGCGGGCGCTGAAACGGCTCGGTCCGGTCCTGGGGGAGCCGGTGCGCGCGCAGGTGGCCGTCGTCCTGGACTGGGACAGCCAGTGGGCCATGAGCTCGGCCATCGGGCCGGTCGAGCCCGGTGAGCGCTTCGAGACGGCCCGGGCCTGGCACCGCAGCCTGTGGGAGGCCGGGATCGCCACCGACGTCGTGCCGGCGGCCGCTGATCCGGGCGCGGAGCTGACCGGATACCGCCTCATCATCGTTCCCGCGGTCTTCATCGACTACCCCGAGCTCGCCGGGCGCCTGGAGCAGGCCGCCGCCGCGGGCGCCCAGGTCGTCGTGGTCGGTCCCACCGGCGTCGTCGACGCGAACGCGGGCGCGGTCCTGGGCGGTTACCTGGGGTCCCTGCGGCCGCTGCTCGGGGTGCGGGTCACCGACCACGCCGCCTTGAGCGGCCCGGTGGGACGGACCGATTCGAGAGCCGCGCTCGTCAACCGCCTCAGCCGCGTCGTCGAAGCGCCTGCCGCCGAGACCTGGACGGGCCTGGAGGCGGTCAGCGTGCCGCTGCGACGCGTCCTGGACCAGATGGGCTCGCCCGCCCCCGACCTGCGCGCGGGAGGCTGGGCCGAGGAGGTCCGCGTCGATGAGGCGCCCGACGACGCCGACACCGATGAGGGCCGGGAGCCGGTCGAGGTGGTGGCGGTCTTCGACGGCCGCGGTGGGGGAGCGGACCTGGCCGGGTGGCCGGCCATCACCCGGCGGCCGGCCGGAGGAGCGGGTGCGGCGTGGTACGTGGCCGCCGACCTCGACGCCGTCAGTCGGGCCGCCCTGCTGAGGCTGGTGTGCGCGCACGCCCGGGTGCGGCCGGTCGTCGCCGACCTGCCCGACGGCGTCGAGGCCCAGCGGCGCGGGCAGGTTCTCTTCCTGCTCAACCACGGTGACCGGGCCGCTGAGGTGACCGGAGTCGTGGGCACCGACCTGCTCAGCGGCGAGGCGTGCACGGGCCACGTGGTTCTGGCCCCGCGCTCGGCGCTCGTGGTGCTCGACAACACGCGGCCCGCCTCCGTCTGA
- a CDS encoding sialidase family protein, which produces MILDLTASDASSLLSVSDRDVAALSACEHGTILLDVATRADAALIALTGTNGRITLSVRGGRLHGEQVLGTDRGLPPGTGQEDAVERRLLDAEDALGLDDGRPHTIALSVNDTGTHLYADGYECFSTTLAAFLAQIGLTGLDVAPDGIAEVTRLAAWAEPLSDRAVMAQSLAVAPLVQFAASELSARDARRTGALATGSVRALLRTRGRGQAGTVIAARGHGGTLHLDIDAHGLIYRVLPGPDSPETEPLIEVRAPGHWDEGTWHDVVVTSGRGAVEIHVDGYQVAHAPGVAFLADIAPVTRVVVGADLDGKRLFGEAQTAMVYDAVLTDAQIKRLAGAEPLPTRALFDTGYHGALSYRIPSLLTLDSGVVLAGADQRVSIPNDAPNDINLVMRRSLDGGATWEEMRTLLSLPGTGALGASLIDSVLVQDRSTGRVICLVDQFPGGIGQPNAAVGAGFDAQGRRLLHNRSGELFAVEADGTVVTDDGEPTGYRIILRNDDATGARAGDVLRDGEAAGSIYLAYEQAPEDCLFQHRSSHLLMITSDDDGATWSEPIDITAQVKADWMCFLGTGPGNAIQLTGPEHTGRILVPVYYSHEAGGTGFLSCATIYSDDGGATWRLGASPNDGREVLGAVVSSRDLADERASLYESVLVEGADGAVHVWARNQHPSGRVAHAVSRDGGATWGGVDYDAQLTEIFSQPNAIAVTGADGSSGKSIVFANASRMLPFRGCGVMRLTHDDGATWPHNRVVNPRHYVYQCMAQLPGGDIALLWEREWQGLFLTTVPLTWLTSSRSTIS; this is translated from the coding sequence ATGATCCTCGATCTCACCGCCTCCGATGCCTCCTCGCTCCTGAGCGTCAGCGACCGGGACGTCGCCGCCCTGTCCGCCTGCGAGCACGGCACGATCCTCCTCGACGTCGCCACCCGCGCCGACGCCGCCCTCATCGCGCTGACCGGCACCAACGGACGGATCACGCTGTCCGTGCGCGGGGGCCGCCTCCACGGCGAGCAGGTCCTCGGCACCGACCGCGGGCTTCCTCCGGGGACGGGGCAGGAGGACGCCGTCGAGCGGCGCCTCCTGGACGCCGAGGACGCCCTGGGCCTGGACGACGGCCGCCCCCACACGATCGCCCTGAGCGTCAACGACACCGGCACCCACCTCTACGCCGACGGCTACGAGTGCTTCTCCACGACCCTGGCCGCCTTCCTCGCCCAGATCGGGCTGACCGGCCTCGACGTCGCCCCCGACGGGATCGCGGAGGTGACGCGCCTGGCCGCCTGGGCCGAGCCGCTCAGCGACCGCGCCGTCATGGCCCAGTCCCTGGCTGTCGCCCCGCTGGTCCAGTTCGCGGCCAGTGAGCTCTCCGCCCGCGACGCCCGCCGCACCGGGGCCCTGGCCACCGGCTCCGTCCGGGCCCTGCTGCGCACCCGCGGTCGCGGCCAGGCCGGCACCGTCATCGCCGCCCGCGGCCACGGCGGCACCCTGCACCTCGACATTGACGCGCACGGCCTGATCTACCGGGTCCTGCCCGGCCCGGACTCGCCCGAGACCGAGCCCCTCATCGAGGTGCGCGCCCCGGGCCACTGGGACGAGGGGACCTGGCACGACGTCGTCGTCACCTCGGGGCGCGGAGCGGTGGAGATCCACGTCGACGGCTACCAGGTCGCCCACGCCCCCGGCGTCGCCTTCCTGGCCGACATCGCGCCGGTGACTCGCGTGGTCGTGGGCGCCGACCTGGACGGCAAGCGCCTCTTCGGCGAGGCCCAGACCGCCATGGTCTACGACGCCGTCCTGACCGACGCGCAGATCAAGCGCCTGGCCGGGGCCGAGCCGCTGCCCACCCGCGCCCTGTTCGACACCGGCTACCACGGGGCCCTGTCCTACCGGATCCCCTCACTGCTGACCCTGGACAGCGGCGTCGTCCTGGCCGGCGCCGACCAGCGCGTCTCCATCCCCAACGACGCCCCCAACGACATCAACCTCGTCATGCGCCGCAGCCTCGACGGCGGCGCCACCTGGGAGGAGATGCGCACCCTGTTGTCCCTGCCGGGCACCGGGGCGCTGGGGGCCTCCCTCATCGACTCCGTCCTGGTCCAGGACCGCTCCACCGGGCGCGTCATCTGCCTGGTCGACCAGTTCCCCGGCGGCATCGGCCAGCCCAACGCCGCCGTCGGCGCCGGCTTCGACGCCCAGGGCCGCCGCCTGCTGCACAACCGCTCCGGCGAGCTGTTCGCCGTCGAGGCCGACGGCACCGTGGTCACCGATGACGGCGAGCCCACCGGATACCGCATCATCCTGCGCAATGACGACGCCACCGGCGCCCGGGCCGGCGACGTCCTCCGGGACGGCGAGGCCGCGGGCAGCATCTACCTGGCCTACGAGCAGGCCCCCGAGGACTGCCTCTTCCAGCACCGCAGCTCCCACCTGCTCATGATCACCTCCGACGACGACGGCGCCACCTGGTCCGAGCCGATCGACATCACCGCCCAGGTCAAGGCCGACTGGATGTGCTTCCTGGGAACCGGCCCCGGCAACGCCATCCAGCTGACCGGCCCCGAGCACACCGGCCGCATCCTCGTGCCCGTCTACTACAGTCACGAGGCCGGCGGCACCGGCTTCCTGTCCTGCGCCACCATCTACTCCGACGACGGCGGGGCCACCTGGAGGCTGGGAGCCTCACCCAACGACGGCCGCGAGGTCCTGGGCGCCGTCGTCTCCTCCCGGGACCTGGCCGACGAGCGGGCCAGCCTGTACGAGTCCGTCCTGGTCGAGGGCGCCGACGGCGCGGTGCACGTGTGGGCCCGCAACCAGCACCCCTCGGGGCGGGTCGCCCACGCCGTCTCCCGCGACGGGGGCGCCACGTGGGGCGGGGTCGACTACGACGCCCAGCTCACCGAGATCTTCTCCCAGCCCAACGCCATCGCCGTCACCGGCGCCGATGGATCGAGCGGCAAGAGCATCGTCTTCGCCAACGCCTCCCGGATGCTGCCCTTCCGCGGCTGCGGCGTCATGCGTCTGACCCACGACGACGGCGCCACCTGGCCCCACAACCGGGTCGTCAACCCGCGCCACTACGTCTACCAGTGCATGGCCCAGCTGCCCGGCGGCGACATCGCCCTGCTGTGGGAACGGGAGTGGCAGGGCCTGTTCCTCACCACGGTGCCGCTGACCTGGCTGACGAGCTCGCGCTCGACGATCAGCTGA